One region of Intestinimonas massiliensis (ex Afouda et al. 2020) genomic DNA includes:
- the rbsK gene encoding ribokinase, translating into MLKRPHILVVGSFMMDLIATTERAPGPGETVAGTGFRTASGGKGANQAVQCARLGAHVTMAGRVGDDAFGREALQSVRTAGVDLSRVTADPSAPTGVAHILVEDTPQGVQNRITIVPGANFTLTPADLAWMEDGVRAFDMVLLQFELPMDVVEAAAGWAHAAGVPVMVNPAPAAPISDRLLACADYLSPNEHEAALLSGLPLRARPAGVEAADLERVAAWFRARGVKELLVTLGENGAALAGTEGMLRVPCVPMERVADPTAAGDSFVGAFCTGLCAGLEREAALAFASHAAALTVSRMGAQPSLPTLGEVQTLLRERGCRSVDPAALDPLAE; encoded by the coding sequence ATGCTGAAACGACCGCACATTTTGGTGGTGGGCAGCTTTATGATGGACCTGATCGCCACGACGGAGCGGGCGCCCGGCCCGGGGGAGACCGTCGCCGGCACCGGGTTCCGCACGGCGTCCGGCGGAAAGGGGGCCAACCAGGCCGTCCAGTGCGCCCGGCTGGGAGCCCATGTGACCATGGCCGGGCGAGTGGGGGACGACGCCTTCGGGCGGGAGGCCCTGCAGAGCGTTCGGACCGCCGGGGTGGATCTGTCCCGGGTGACGGCGGACCCCTCCGCCCCCACGGGCGTCGCCCACATCCTGGTGGAGGACACGCCCCAGGGGGTTCAGAACCGCATTACCATCGTGCCGGGGGCCAACTTCACCCTGACCCCGGCGGATTTGGCGTGGATGGAGGATGGGGTCCGGGCCTTCGACATGGTGCTGCTGCAATTCGAGCTGCCTATGGACGTGGTGGAGGCGGCGGCCGGCTGGGCCCATGCCGCCGGGGTGCCCGTCATGGTCAATCCGGCCCCCGCTGCCCCAATCTCAGACCGGCTGCTCGCCTGCGCCGACTACCTGTCCCCCAACGAGCACGAGGCCGCTCTGCTCTCCGGCCTCCCTCTGCGGGCCAGGCCGGCGGGGGTGGAGGCCGCCGACCTGGAGCGGGTGGCCGCCTGGTTTCGGGCCCGGGGCGTGAAGGAGCTCCTGGTCACCCTGGGGGAGAACGGCGCGGCCCTGGCCGGAACGGAGGGGATGCTCCGCGTCCCCTGCGTCCCCATGGAGCGGGTGGCCGACCCCACCGCGGCGGGGGATTCCTTTGTGGGCGCCTTCTGCACCGGCCTGTGCGCCGGGCTGGAACGGGAAGCGGCCCTGGCCTTTGCCAGCCATGCCGCGGCCCTCACCGTCTCCCGCATGGGGGCCCAGCCCAGCCTGCCCACCCTGGGGGAGGTCCAGACCCTGCTGCGGGAGCGGGGCTGCCGCAGCGTGGACCCGGCGGCGCTGGACCCTCTGGCGGAGTAG
- a CDS encoding DUF917 domain-containing protein, translating to MRKIGVSEIEDIALGAALLGAGGGGDPYIGRLVAIGAVQKYGPVTLLSPEEVPDDALCVPIAMMGAPTILGEKAVGDNEYQTLYDTVSTFYGKPIYAFMPIEAGGVNSMLPIAAAARLGLPLVDCDGMGRAFPELQMVTFTIGGGSATPMALVDEKGNSSIFRTITNKWTEELARAVTMACGGSVSVSLYAMEGAFMKEYGVHGIVTRSQTLGSAIRRVKETDGQSPEEAFLSITEGYKLFKGKIGDVLREVRGGFNFGKVLLEGIAEYKGQSAYVEFQNENLTATVEGEILATTPDLICLVDTDTFQPVPTDALKYGKRVMVVGLKCFPLWRTQAGLDLVGPRYFGVDTDYIPLEERCKGGRA from the coding sequence TTGCGCAAGATCGGAGTTTCTGAGATCGAGGACATCGCCCTGGGCGCGGCCCTGCTGGGCGCGGGCGGCGGCGGCGACCCCTATATCGGCAGGCTGGTGGCCATCGGCGCGGTACAGAAGTACGGGCCCGTCACCCTGCTCTCCCCCGAAGAGGTGCCGGACGACGCCCTGTGCGTCCCCATCGCCATGATGGGGGCCCCCACCATTCTGGGAGAGAAGGCCGTGGGCGACAATGAGTACCAGACCCTGTACGACACCGTCTCCACCTTCTACGGCAAGCCCATCTACGCCTTCATGCCCATCGAGGCGGGGGGCGTCAACTCCATGCTGCCCATCGCGGCGGCGGCCCGGCTGGGCCTGCCCCTCGTCGACTGCGACGGCATGGGCCGGGCCTTCCCTGAACTGCAGATGGTCACCTTCACCATCGGCGGCGGCTCCGCCACCCCCATGGCGCTGGTGGACGAAAAGGGAAACTCCTCCATTTTCCGTACCATCACCAACAAATGGACCGAGGAGCTGGCCCGGGCCGTCACTATGGCCTGCGGCGGCTCGGTGTCCGTCTCCCTCTACGCCATGGAGGGCGCCTTCATGAAGGAGTACGGCGTCCACGGCATCGTCACCCGCAGCCAGACCCTGGGCTCCGCCATCCGCAGGGTGAAGGAGACCGACGGCCAGAGCCCTGAGGAGGCCTTCCTCTCCATCACCGAGGGCTACAAGCTCTTCAAGGGCAAGATCGGCGACGTGCTCCGGGAGGTCCGTGGCGGCTTCAACTTCGGCAAGGTGCTGCTGGAGGGCATCGCCGAATATAAGGGCCAGTCGGCCTATGTGGAATTCCAGAACGAAAACCTGACCGCCACGGTAGAGGGGGAGATCCTGGCCACCACCCCCGATCTCATCTGCCTGGTGGACACCGATACCTTCCAGCCCGTGCCCACCGACGCGCTGAAGTACGGAAAGCGGGTCATGGTGGTAGGCCTGAAGTGCTTCCCGCTGTGGCGGACGCAGGCCGGTCTGGACCTGGTAGGCCCCCGATACTTCGGGGTGGACACCGACTACATTCCGCTGGAGGAGCGCTGCAAAGGGGGGAGAGCCTGA
- the ade gene encoding adenine deaminase, protein MVNEYCRVPQWEAARTLAAVAQGLEKAELVVRDAKLVNVCTGEVLPHTDVAVAAGRIAYVGESAEHCIGPDTQVIEAAGAYLAPGLLDGHIHVESSMMTLRAFAGAVVPHGTAGIYMDPHEICNVLGARGVDLMLGEAACTPLKAMLTMPSCVPAVTGFEDTGASIDAGDVARYMQDGRVVALGEMMNYPGILSGQEGPHAIVAETLKAGRTVTGHYSIPETDRGLNGYIAAGARCCHESTREADALAKMRLGMYAMLREGSAWRDLGEVARAVTRHEVDSRFAVLVTDDAHPHTLLSEGHVDRLLRRAVEEGIPPVAAVQMVTLNCAQCFQMDQDLGSVTPGKCADLVFFEDLKDFRVLRTVIDGRVVAENGRLLVGLSPYAYPEEALRSMHVKDPITPASFTVAAPRDGAVKVRAIRVIGGSAANRESLVTLTARNGRVEADVEQDVLKMAVLERHHATGHKALGFVQGFGIRHGAMASTVAHDAHNLMVVGSNDADMALAANTLLRSEGGMCVVRDGQVLGHVALPVAGLMSEQPAEEMAALVDGLGQAWEEIGCTLPSPFMTMALSSLACIPELRLTDRGLVDCRSFQFADLFVE, encoded by the coding sequence ATGGTCAACGAGTATTGCCGGGTGCCCCAGTGGGAGGCCGCCAGGACCCTGGCCGCCGTGGCCCAAGGTCTGGAGAAGGCCGAGCTGGTGGTCCGGGACGCCAAACTGGTCAACGTCTGTACGGGTGAGGTCTTGCCCCACACTGATGTGGCGGTGGCGGCGGGGCGCATCGCCTATGTGGGGGAGAGCGCGGAGCACTGCATCGGGCCGGACACCCAGGTCATCGAGGCTGCCGGGGCCTATCTGGCCCCCGGCCTGCTGGACGGGCACATCCATGTGGAGTCCTCCATGATGACCCTCCGGGCTTTTGCCGGTGCGGTGGTGCCCCACGGCACGGCGGGAATCTACATGGACCCCCACGAGATCTGCAACGTGCTGGGTGCCCGGGGGGTGGACCTGATGCTGGGCGAGGCCGCCTGCACCCCCCTGAAGGCCATGCTGACCATGCCCTCCTGCGTGCCGGCGGTCACCGGCTTCGAGGACACCGGGGCCTCCATCGACGCCGGGGATGTCGCCCGGTATATGCAGGACGGCCGGGTGGTGGCTCTGGGGGAGATGATGAACTACCCCGGCATTCTGTCCGGCCAGGAGGGGCCTCACGCCATCGTGGCCGAGACGCTGAAGGCGGGGCGGACGGTCACCGGCCACTATTCCATCCCCGAGACCGACCGGGGCCTCAACGGCTACATTGCCGCCGGAGCCCGCTGCTGCCACGAGTCCACCCGGGAGGCCGACGCCCTGGCCAAGATGCGCCTGGGCATGTACGCCATGCTGCGGGAGGGCTCCGCCTGGAGGGATTTGGGGGAGGTGGCCCGGGCGGTGACCCGCCATGAGGTGGACAGCCGCTTTGCCGTGCTGGTCACCGACGACGCCCATCCCCACACTTTGCTGTCCGAGGGCCATGTGGACCGGCTGCTGCGCCGGGCGGTGGAGGAGGGCATCCCTCCGGTGGCCGCCGTCCAGATGGTCACGCTCAACTGTGCCCAGTGCTTCCAGATGGACCAGGATCTGGGCTCCGTCACCCCCGGCAAGTGCGCCGATCTGGTGTTCTTCGAGGACCTGAAGGACTTCCGGGTCCTGCGGACCGTCATCGACGGCCGGGTCGTGGCCGAAAACGGCCGGCTGCTAGTTGGGCTCTCCCCCTACGCCTACCCGGAGGAGGCCCTGCGCTCCATGCATGTGAAGGACCCCATCACCCCGGCCTCCTTCACCGTGGCCGCTCCCCGGGACGGGGCGGTGAAGGTCCGGGCCATCCGGGTGATCGGCGGGAGCGCCGCCAACCGGGAGAGCCTCGTCACCCTGACCGCCAGGAACGGCCGGGTGGAGGCCGACGTAGAGCAGGACGTGCTGAAGATGGCGGTGCTTGAGCGGCACCACGCCACCGGGCATAAGGCCCTGGGCTTTGTTCAGGGCTTCGGCATCCGGCACGGGGCCATGGCCTCCACCGTGGCCCACGACGCCCACAACCTGATGGTAGTGGGCTCCAACGATGCCGATATGGCTCTGGCGGCCAACACGCTGCTCCGGTCCGAGGGGGGCATGTGCGTGGTGCGGGACGGGCAGGTGCTGGGCCATGTAGCTCTGCCGGTGGCCGGGCTGATGAGTGAACAACCGGCGGAGGAGATGGCGGCGCTGGTGGATGGCTTGGGCCAGGCCTGGGAGGAGATCGGCTGCACCCTGCCGTCTCCCTTTATGACCATGGCTCTCAGCTCCCTGGCCTGTATCCCCGAGCTGCGGCTCACGGATCGGGGGCTGGTGGATTGCCGCAGCTTCCAGTTTGCCGATCTGTTTGTGGAGTAA
- a CDS encoding amidohydrolase family protein, producing the protein MKTESFLLKGDLCYSKDSTHLETVANGVLVCLEGRCAGVFPRVPEQYQGLPRYDFSGRLVVPGLVDLHVHAPQYAYRGLGMDMELLDWLNTNAFPEEAKFADLDYAQRAYSLFVEDLRRGATTRAAVFATLHGPATQVLMELLEASGLCAFVGKVNMDRNSPDILREESAEASARATVEWLEQTAGKYRRVKPILTPRFIPSCSDELMERLAGIQRTFGLPVQSHLSENQGEVEWVRELCPSASCYGDAYASFGLFGGGVPTIMAHCVLSGEEEIAMLRERGVWVAHCPASNTNIASGIAPVRRFLDEGLRVGLGSDVAGGHSTSLFRAMADAIQVSKLRWRLQDQSLKPLTVEEAFWLGTAGGGAFFGPVGSFLPGCELDAVVVDDRRLATTRALTVRERLERVVYLSEDRDVAAKFVQGRQVLPDEKQVYISSQM; encoded by the coding sequence ATGAAAACCGAATCCTTCCTCCTCAAGGGGGATCTCTGTTACAGCAAGGACAGCACCCATCTGGAGACCGTGGCCAACGGCGTTCTGGTCTGTCTGGAGGGCAGATGCGCCGGGGTGTTTCCCCGGGTCCCAGAGCAGTACCAGGGCCTGCCCCGGTATGACTTCAGCGGGAGGCTGGTGGTCCCCGGCCTGGTGGACCTCCACGTCCACGCCCCCCAGTATGCCTACCGGGGGCTGGGCATGGATATGGAGCTGCTGGACTGGCTGAACACCAACGCCTTCCCCGAGGAGGCCAAATTTGCCGACCTGGATTACGCCCAAAGGGCCTATAGCCTGTTTGTGGAGGACCTGCGGCGGGGGGCCACCACCCGGGCGGCGGTCTTTGCCACTCTCCACGGCCCGGCAACCCAGGTGCTGATGGAGCTGCTGGAGGCCAGCGGCCTGTGCGCCTTTGTGGGCAAGGTGAACATGGACCGCAACAGCCCGGACATCCTCCGGGAGGAGAGCGCCGAGGCCTCCGCCCGGGCCACGGTGGAGTGGCTGGAGCAGACGGCGGGGAAGTACAGGCGGGTCAAACCCATCCTGACGCCCCGCTTTATCCCCTCCTGCTCCGACGAGCTGATGGAGCGGCTCGCCGGCATCCAGCGGACCTTCGGCCTGCCTGTGCAGTCCCATTTGTCGGAGAACCAGGGGGAGGTGGAATGGGTGCGGGAGCTGTGCCCGTCCGCCTCCTGCTACGGGGACGCCTACGCCTCCTTCGGCCTGTTCGGCGGCGGCGTACCCACCATTATGGCCCACTGCGTCCTCTCCGGCGAGGAGGAGATCGCCATGCTGCGGGAGCGTGGGGTATGGGTGGCCCACTGTCCGGCCTCCAACACCAACATTGCCTCCGGCATCGCCCCGGTGCGCCGGTTTTTGGACGAGGGGCTCCGGGTGGGCCTGGGCAGCGATGTGGCCGGGGGCCACAGCACCTCCCTTTTCCGGGCCATGGCCGACGCCATCCAGGTGTCCAAGCTGCGCTGGCGGCTCCAGGACCAGAGCCTTAAGCCCCTTACCGTAGAGGAGGCCTTTTGGCTGGGCACCGCCGGGGGTGGGGCCTTTTTTGGGCCGGTGGGCAGCTTCCTTCCGGGCTGCGAGCTGGACGCCGTGGTGGTGGACGACCGCCGCCTGGCCACCACCCGGGCGCTGACGGTCCGGGAGCGGCTGGAGCGGGTCGTCTACCTGTCGGAGGACCGGGACGTGGCGGCCAAGTTCGTTCAGGGGCGGCAGGTGCTCCCCGACGAGAAACAGGTATACATTTCCTCCCAGATGTGA
- a CDS encoding hydantoinase/oxoprolinase N-terminal domain-containing protein has product MYKLGIDVGGTNTDAVLLDEERKVVASVKRHTTPDAYDGILAAVRAVLEQAGVDRKEIGQAMLGTTQCTNAIVERKHLAPIGVLRLGAPATVGIPPMVDWAEDLKKIAVRTAVIGGGFEYDGKELAPFDETAARAFFEDLKAQGVKSVAISCVFSTVRSDHERAAAKLCREVMGEDVHVSISSEIGSMGLIERENATILNAALYRVAQSFTEGFARSLADEGVTNADVYLSQNDGTLMTMEYARKYPILTIACGPTNSIRGASYLSRLQNAVVIDVGGTTTDLGVIQNGFPRESSVAVTIGGVRTNFRMPDVVSIGLGGGSIVRERPDGTVTVGPDSVGYQITEKALVFGGDVCTATDIAVRLGMAELGDRSRTAHLSEAFAQKALAAITALAEDAIDAMKVSSDDVEVILVGGGSLVLPGELAGARTVVKPAEGGVANAIGSAISKVSGTCEQLVDYQVVPREKALERAKAEAVELAVAAGAVRESVEIIDVEDVPLQYYPGNTCRVKIKAAGDLA; this is encoded by the coding sequence ATGTATAAGCTGGGAATCGACGTGGGCGGCACCAACACCGACGCCGTCCTTTTGGACGAAGAGCGAAAGGTGGTGGCCAGCGTCAAGCGGCACACCACGCCGGACGCCTATGACGGCATTCTGGCCGCCGTACGGGCGGTGCTGGAGCAGGCGGGCGTGGACCGGAAGGAGATCGGTCAGGCCATGCTGGGCACCACCCAGTGCACCAACGCCATCGTGGAGCGCAAGCATCTGGCCCCCATCGGCGTGCTGCGCCTGGGCGCCCCCGCCACGGTGGGCATCCCCCCCATGGTGGACTGGGCGGAGGATCTGAAAAAGATCGCCGTAAGGACCGCCGTCATTGGCGGCGGCTTTGAGTACGACGGTAAGGAGCTGGCCCCCTTCGACGAGACGGCCGCCCGGGCCTTCTTTGAGGATCTGAAGGCCCAGGGAGTCAAGTCGGTGGCCATATCCTGTGTGTTCTCCACCGTTCGCAGCGACCACGAGCGGGCGGCTGCCAAGCTGTGCAGGGAAGTCATGGGGGAGGACGTGCATGTCTCCATCTCCAGCGAGATCGGCTCCATGGGCCTCATCGAGCGGGAGAACGCCACCATCCTGAACGCCGCGCTCTACCGGGTGGCTCAGTCCTTCACCGAGGGCTTTGCCCGCTCCCTGGCCGACGAGGGGGTTACCAACGCCGACGTGTATCTCTCCCAGAACGACGGCACCCTGATGACCATGGAGTACGCCCGCAAATACCCCATCCTCACCATCGCCTGCGGCCCCACCAACTCCATCCGGGGGGCCAGCTACCTCAGCCGCCTCCAGAACGCCGTGGTCATTGACGTGGGCGGCACCACCACCGACCTGGGCGTCATTCAGAACGGCTTTCCACGGGAATCCAGCGTAGCGGTCACCATCGGCGGGGTGCGCACCAATTTCCGGATGCCCGATGTGGTGTCCATCGGCCTGGGCGGCGGCTCCATCGTCCGGGAAAGACCCGACGGCACCGTCACCGTGGGCCCGGATTCCGTGGGCTACCAGATCACGGAAAAGGCCCTGGTCTTTGGCGGCGACGTGTGCACCGCCACCGACATCGCCGTGCGCCTGGGTATGGCTGAGCTGGGGGACCGGTCCCGGACGGCCCATCTCAGCGAGGCTTTTGCCCAAAAGGCCCTGGCGGCCATCACCGCGCTGGCGGAGGACGCCATCGACGCCATGAAGGTCTCCTCCGACGATGTGGAGGTCATCCTGGTGGGCGGCGGCTCCCTCGTCCTGCCGGGGGAGCTGGCGGGAGCCAGAACCGTGGTCAAGCCCGCCGAGGGCGGCGTGGCCAACGCCATCGGTTCGGCCATCTCCAAGGTGAGCGGCACCTGCGAGCAATTGGTGGATTATCAGGTCGTTCCCCGGGAGAAGGCCCTGGAGCGGGCCAAGGCGGAGGCGGTGGAGCTGGCCGTGGCGGCCGGCGCCGTCCGGGAGAGCGTGGAGATCATCGACGTGGAGGACGTGCCCTTGCAATACTACCCCGGCAACACCTGCCGCGTGAAGATCAAGGCGGCGGGGGACCTGGCATAG
- a CDS encoding S8 family serine peptidase, whose amino-acid sequence MLCAALLTGLLAPVAAAQEAAVEEDPGSYAGYIVKLSDGMPRMRTLSADASYDREGNFLVVDTLEQTQEIPEEYIDYIEPNYYVELFSTQDPSDPYYADYQWSLQEIGAMSAYRQGLTGEGVKVGFVDSGINTAHVDLDDARIDGANFHADGLSFDQDVYGHGTFAAGIVAAQTDNGVGLAGIAPGADIRAYRVFNQKTTTMDAVVSAIYAAIGDGCDVINLSLGTQYQSNTLRTAIEAAEAAGIVLVAAVGNDGSSTLQYPAAYSAVIGVGSVDSGLTVSSFSQRNRSVYVTAPGGGVAGLDHESADGYKLDLTSKGNMGTSYAAPVVAGMAALALGYDRDLTEDGFRYLLETTSTDKGSSGYDTTYGYGVVNIDAFVSELRREFTITYETNGGVLPENAVQAYAVTDDTLTLPTPTRPGFQFTGWYAASDLSGGQISAIPAGSLGDLEFFAAWQSDQTTAVQSVLVNGQTAVPQADGSYRAYLPYGTVLADLTPNNIVVTPLEAGSVAEPAVTEDGGRTWTFQVHTSGDASHAQTYTLHLEVDSLHVADGSAAQSGSAVPASHDGQTPAIPYRADAAAWFLDGESQTLPDDFTCQTAVESGSGLFTADGSTLTYIPSAEDAGQAVTLRVQGVHAGRVTLDAVTITLAVGALPVSQSKALTPSLTYDRNTGGGAELSLALFGNQVTGVSLDAAALTDGQYALGEVTTDGAALLTLEDAPLSALENGAHTVTVTFDAGEPAAVPLTVCDSTPLYTVTFRSQGAVFDTRSGVRSGSTVTLPPAPVREDYDFQGWYTQENGKGTRFTTQTPVTDSLTLYAYWTATVPSGGGGSGGGGGGGGGGGGGGGGSVAVPAETVTAAQTSANTITEAGGVTTLTLLEEAATSVESETLVRENAAHTVVLTGRGVTVTVPAGTLPEGFDVNRLLPDRSAFTGAPGEVLAYVDENGGLRPLPWVVVGADELTFTAGIAADYRIVNAGGGFDDVAADGWYTGSVAFVTARGLFSGTGEAAFSPDVPMTRGMLVTVLARLDGADTAGGSPWYKPGMDWAVTRGISDGSAPGAPITREQLAAMLWRYAGNPVSQGSLDGFTDAGQVSAYAAEALRWAVGAGLITGTDAGALNPQGEASRAEVAAMLTRFITAQAV is encoded by the coding sequence TTGCTCTGCGCCGCGCTGCTGACGGGCCTGCTGGCCCCGGTCGCCGCCGCTCAGGAGGCCGCTGTGGAGGAGGATCCCGGCTCCTATGCGGGCTACATCGTCAAGCTCAGCGACGGCATGCCCCGAATGCGCACACTGAGCGCCGACGCGTCCTACGACCGGGAGGGGAACTTCCTGGTGGTGGACACGCTGGAGCAGACCCAGGAGATCCCCGAAGAATACATCGACTACATTGAGCCCAACTACTATGTGGAGCTTTTCTCCACCCAGGACCCCAGCGACCCCTACTACGCGGACTACCAGTGGAGCCTGCAGGAGATCGGCGCCATGAGCGCCTACCGCCAGGGGCTGACCGGCGAGGGGGTGAAGGTGGGCTTCGTTGACTCGGGCATCAACACCGCCCACGTGGACCTGGACGATGCCCGCATCGACGGGGCCAACTTCCACGCGGACGGGCTTTCCTTCGACCAGGACGTCTACGGCCACGGCACCTTTGCCGCCGGCATCGTGGCCGCCCAGACCGACAACGGCGTGGGTCTGGCCGGCATCGCGCCCGGGGCCGATATCCGGGCCTACCGGGTATTCAATCAAAAGACCACCACCATGGACGCAGTGGTGTCGGCCATCTACGCCGCCATTGGCGACGGCTGCGACGTGATCAACCTGAGCCTTGGCACACAGTACCAGTCAAATACCCTCCGCACCGCCATTGAGGCGGCGGAGGCCGCCGGCATCGTACTGGTGGCCGCCGTGGGCAACGACGGGTCCTCCACCCTGCAGTACCCCGCCGCCTATTCCGCCGTCATCGGCGTGGGCTCGGTGGACAGCGGTCTGACCGTCTCCTCCTTCTCCCAGCGCAACCGCTCCGTCTACGTCACCGCCCCCGGCGGCGGCGTGGCCGGCCTGGACCATGAGAGCGCCGACGGCTACAAGCTGGATCTGACCAGCAAGGGCAACATGGGCACCTCCTATGCCGCGCCGGTGGTTGCCGGCATGGCCGCGCTGGCCCTGGGCTACGACCGCGACCTCACCGAGGACGGCTTCCGCTACCTGTTGGAGACCACCTCCACCGACAAGGGCTCCTCGGGCTACGACACCACCTACGGCTACGGCGTGGTGAACATCGACGCCTTTGTATCCGAGCTCCGGCGGGAGTTCACCATCACCTACGAGACCAACGGGGGCGTCCTGCCCGAGAACGCCGTTCAAGCCTATGCGGTCACCGACGACACGCTGACCCTGCCCACTCCCACCCGTCCGGGCTTCCAGTTTACAGGCTGGTACGCCGCCAGCGATCTGAGCGGCGGGCAAATCTCCGCCATCCCGGCGGGTTCGCTGGGCGATCTGGAGTTCTTCGCCGCCTGGCAGAGCGACCAGACCACTGCGGTGCAGTCCGTGCTGGTAAACGGGCAGACTGCCGTCCCGCAGGCCGACGGCTCCTATCGGGCCTATCTGCCCTACGGTACAGTCCTGGCCGATCTGACCCCCAACAACATCGTGGTCACCCCCCTTGAGGCGGGCAGCGTGGCGGAGCCCGCCGTGACCGAGGATGGCGGCCGGACGTGGACCTTCCAGGTCCATACCTCCGGGGACGCCTCCCACGCCCAGACCTACACCCTGCATCTGGAGGTGGACTCCCTCCATGTGGCCGACGGAAGCGCAGCCCAAAGCGGCTCTGCTGTCCCCGCCTCTCACGACGGCCAGACCCCCGCCATCCCCTACCGTGCCGACGCCGCGGCCTGGTTCCTGGATGGCGAAAGCCAGACCCTGCCCGATGACTTCACCTGTCAGACGGCGGTGGAGAGTGGCTCCGGACTTTTTACAGCGGACGGCTCCACCCTCACCTACATCCCCTCCGCCGAGGACGCTGGGCAGGCCGTCACCCTCCGGGTACAGGGTGTCCACGCCGGCCGCGTCACGCTGGACGCGGTCACCATCACCCTGGCCGTGGGAGCCCTGCCGGTCAGCCAGTCCAAGGCGCTGACCCCGTCGCTGACCTATGACCGGAACACCGGCGGCGGGGCCGAGCTCTCGCTGGCTCTGTTCGGCAACCAGGTGACCGGCGTGTCGCTGGACGCCGCCGCCCTGACCGACGGACAATACGCCCTGGGTGAGGTCACCACCGACGGCGCCGCTCTGCTCACGCTGGAGGACGCGCCGCTGTCTGCCCTGGAGAACGGCGCCCACACCGTGACCGTCACCTTCGACGCCGGAGAGCCCGCCGCGGTGCCTCTGACCGTCTGCGACAGCACGCCCCTCTATACCGTCACCTTCCGGAGCCAGGGCGCCGTCTTTGACACGCGCAGCGGTGTCCGCTCCGGAAGTACCGTCACCCTGCCCCCCGCCCCCGTCCGGGAGGACTACGACTTCCAGGGCTGGTATACCCAAGAAAATGGAAAGGGCACCCGTTTTACTACACAAACACCAGTAACCGACTCGCTGACCCTCTACGCCTACTGGACCGCCACCGTCCCCAGCGGCGGCGGAGGAAGTGGCGGCGGTGGAGGTGGAGGTGGCGGTGGAGGTGGCGGCGGAGGTGGCTCCGTGGCGGTCCCGGCGGAGACCGTCACCGCCGCCCAGACCAGCGCCAACACCATCACCGAAGCGGGCGGCGTCACCACCCTGACCCTGCTGGAGGAGGCCGCCACTTCCGTGGAATCGGAAACCCTGGTCCGGGAAAACGCCGCCCACACCGTGGTCCTCACCGGCCGGGGCGTCACCGTCACGGTACCTGCCGGCACCCTGCCGGAGGGCTTTGACGTCAACCGCCTGCTGCCCGACCGGAGCGCCTTCACCGGCGCGCCCGGCGAGGTGCTGGCCTATGTGGACGAAAACGGCGGACTGCGCCCCCTGCCCTGGGTGGTGGTGGGGGCGGATGAGCTCACCTTTACCGCCGGGATCGCCGCCGATTACCGCATCGTGAATGCGGGAGGCGGCTTTGACGACGTGGCAGCGGACGGTTGGTACACCGGCAGCGTGGCTTTTGTCACCGCCCGGGGCCTGTTCTCCGGCACCGGCGAAGCCGCCTTCTCCCCTGATGTCCCCATGACCCGCGGGATGCTGGTGACCGTTCTGGCCCGGCTGGACGGGGCGGACACGGCGGGCGGCTCCCCGTGGTACAAGCCAGGGATGGACTGGGCGGTGACGCGCGGCATCAGTGACGGCTCCGCCCCGGGAGCCCCCATTACCCGGGAGCAGTTGGCCGCCATGCTCTGGCGCTACGCCGGAAATCCCGTCTCTCAGGGCAGTCTGGACGGCTTTACCGACGCCGGGCAGGTCAGCGCCTATGCCGCCGAGGCCCTGCGCTGGGCCGTGGGCGCAGGCCTAATCACCGGCACGGACGCCGGGGCGCTGAATCCCCAAGGCGAGGCCAGCCGGGCCGAGGTCGCGGCTATGCTCACCCGGTTCATCACCGCGCAGGCGGTATGA